Proteins encoded within one genomic window of Streptomyces sp. NBC_01314:
- a CDS encoding TrkA family potassium uptake protein — MRVIIAGCGRVGSTLAVQLVAEGHDVRLIDRLPRTRSRLPAGFPGRFHEGNGYSRAVLEAAGIEHADAFVAVTSGDNSNIVSARTAKETYRVPIVLARIYDPRRADIYRELGIPTIASVRWTVHQIHQMLLHRHLTPELTFGNGETLLVRSELPAYLTGRRLTEFDVDGEIRVVEVTRAGRSLVPAHSTPAEPGDLVTFAVAATALSRLRGFLDKELGT, encoded by the coding sequence ATGAGAGTGATCATCGCGGGCTGCGGGCGGGTGGGATCCACGCTCGCCGTCCAGCTCGTCGCCGAGGGCCACGACGTACGGCTCATCGACCGCCTGCCCAGGACCCGCAGCCGGTTGCCCGCCGGCTTTCCCGGCCGGTTCCACGAAGGCAACGGGTACAGCCGCGCCGTCCTCGAGGCCGCCGGAATCGAGCACGCGGACGCGTTCGTCGCCGTCACCTCGGGCGACAACAGCAACATCGTCAGCGCGCGGACCGCCAAGGAGACCTACCGGGTCCCGATCGTCCTCGCCCGTATCTACGACCCCCGCCGTGCCGACATCTACCGCGAACTCGGCATCCCCACGATCGCCAGCGTCCGCTGGACGGTGCACCAGATCCACCAGATGCTGCTGCACCGCCACCTCACTCCGGAGCTCACCTTCGGCAACGGCGAAACCCTGCTGGTCCGGTCGGAACTCCCCGCCTACCTCACCGGGCGGCGGCTGACCGAGTTCGACGTCGACGGTGAGATCCGCGTCGTGGAGGTCACCCGCGCCGGGCGCTCGCTCGTGCCCGCACACAGCACACCCGCCGAACCAGGCGACCTGGTCACCTTCGCCGTCGCCGCCACCGCACTCAGCCGCCTGCGCGGCTTCCTGGACAAGGAGCTGGGGACATGA